The Proteus vulgaris genome has a segment encoding these proteins:
- the gntR_3 gene encoding LacI-family transcriptional regulator has protein sequence MIKTRKRRNTGRVTLQDVAKHAGVGSMTVSRALRTPELVSDKLREKVNQAIEELGYIPNASAGALASAQSHIIAVLLPSFTDKASADFMQSLQQILNRHHYQILVGCYEHQPHKASDVINMLLQSNPAALVVFGSQLSPTHFLHISNANVPVVSVASQSDEQAAISIDCSYEQAAYDLTNYFSHSGQTLYRLYWRFTRPAFTSPANYRLVSSLTQTLFKCRAERYNARSRFDGLW, from the coding sequence ATGATCAAAACACGTAAGCGCCGAAATACAGGTCGCGTCACATTACAAGATGTCGCTAAACACGCAGGAGTTGGTTCAATGACCGTCTCGCGTGCATTACGAACGCCTGAATTGGTTTCTGATAAATTAAGAGAGAAGGTTAATCAAGCTATAGAGGAACTTGGCTATATTCCTAATGCCTCAGCCGGTGCTTTAGCTTCGGCTCAAAGCCATATTATTGCAGTACTATTGCCGTCTTTCACAGATAAAGCCAGTGCCGATTTTATGCAATCTTTACAGCAAATATTAAATCGTCATCATTATCAAATTTTAGTCGGTTGTTATGAACATCAACCGCATAAAGCCAGCGATGTAATCAATATGCTATTACAAAGTAACCCCGCGGCATTGGTTGTCTTTGGTTCACAACTCAGCCCTACTCACTTTTTACATATTAGTAATGCCAATGTGCCGGTGGTTAGTGTCGCGAGTCAATCTGATGAACAAGCTGCCATTAGTATTGATTGTTCTTATGAACAAGCAGCATACGATTTAACAAACTATTTTAGTCACTCAGGGCAAACGTTGTATAGGCTATATTGGCGCTTTACAAGGCCAGCGTTTACATCACCAGCAAATTACAGGTTGGTCTCGAGCCTTACTCAAACATTATTTAAATGCAGAGCAGAGCGTTACAACGCCCGATCCCGCTTCGATGGCTTATGGTAG
- the ulaB gene encoding PTS system EIIB component, with product MKITVVCGNGLGSSLMMEMSIKSILKDLAVNADVDHVDLGSAKGTPSDIYVGTRDIAEQLNSQAVNGKVVSLDNMIDKVAMKEKLSVALRELGAL from the coding sequence ATGAAAATTACAGTTGTGTGTGGAAATGGTTTAGGCAGTAGCTTAATGATGGAAATGAGTATCAAAAGTATTTTAAAAGATCTCGCTGTCAATGCAGACGTGGATCACGTTGATTTGGGTTCGGCAAAAGGTACGCCAAGTGATATCTATGTCGGGACTCGTGATATTGCAGAACAACTGAATTCACAAGCCGTAAATGGAAAAGTGGTTTCATTGGATAATATGATTGATAAAGTCGCGATGAAAGAAAAACTTTCTGTCGCATTACGTGAATTAGGCGCGTTATAA
- the ulaC gene encoding PTS system EIIA component encodes MLKTLLTPDVVQVVPSVSDWKDAVKVACQPLIDKGCIEPRYIDAIYKSHEKIGPYYVLGPGIAMPHARPEDGVNQLSLALTIVEQGVEFGADENDPVKLLIVLAATDNDSHINAIMKLAELFDNDKDIQMLFNAKSKADVFAVINNY; translated from the coding sequence ATGCTTAAAACGTTATTAACGCCCGATGTGGTGCAAGTGGTTCCAAGCGTTAGCGATTGGAAAGATGCAGTCAAAGTGGCATGTCAGCCATTAATTGATAAAGGGTGCATTGAACCTCGTTACATCGATGCGATTTATAAGTCACATGAAAAAATAGGGCCATATTATGTCTTAGGCCCAGGTATTGCGATGCCTCATGCTCGTCCTGAAGATGGTGTTAATCAACTTTCTCTTGCATTAACGATTGTTGAGCAAGGTGTGGAGTTTGGAGCCGATGAAAATGATCCTGTGAAATTACTGATTGTTTTGGCCGCAACAGATAACGATAGCCATATTAATGCCATTATGAAATTAGCTGAACTTTTTGATAACGATAAAGATATTCAAATGCTATTTAATGCGAAAAGCAAAGCGGATGTATTCGCCGTTATCAACAACTATTAA